One Thermoanaerobaculia bacterium DNA window includes the following coding sequences:
- the queA gene encoding tRNA preQ1(34) S-adenosylmethionine ribosyltransferase-isomerase QueA — MLVGDFDFELPASAIAQEAAPRGSSRLLCLDAAGAARHAGIGDLPSILGPGDLLIANDTRVIPARLFARRTAREGSEAGEGARVELLLIEKLGPRRWHCLAKPGRKARVGTRLRLSAEVSGLVVAKEEDGRHTVDFSLEIEPHLETLGHVPLPPYIARADRPEDRARYQTVWAREPGAIAAPTAGLHFSEQLLQRLDTRGVERAFVTLHVGIGTFKPVTAELVHEHRMERERYEIPPATAAAIARARREGRRIVAVGTTVVRALESAALAEAPAAAAPASNAAAAAGNVPAGAGTTAIFITPGFRFQVVDLLLTNFHLPRSTLLMLVSAFAGRERVLAAYAEAIAQGYRFYSYGDAMLVERQPPP; from the coding sequence ATGCTGGTCGGGGACTTCGACTTCGAGCTCCCCGCGAGCGCGATCGCTCAAGAGGCCGCACCGCGCGGCAGCAGCCGGCTGCTGTGCCTCGACGCGGCGGGAGCCGCGCGCCATGCCGGCATCGGCGACCTGCCCTCGATCCTCGGGCCGGGCGACCTCCTGATTGCGAACGACACGCGGGTCATTCCGGCGCGCCTCTTCGCCCGCCGAACCGCGCGAGAGGGATCAGAGGCCGGAGAAGGAGCCCGAGTCGAGCTTCTTCTGATCGAGAAGCTCGGCCCACGGCGCTGGCACTGCCTCGCGAAACCCGGCCGCAAGGCCCGGGTCGGGACCCGGCTGCGCCTCAGTGCCGAAGTCTCCGGGCTCGTTGTCGCCAAGGAGGAGGACGGCCGCCACACCGTCGACTTCTCGCTCGAGATCGAGCCCCACCTCGAAACTCTCGGCCACGTGCCGCTGCCGCCCTACATCGCACGCGCCGACCGGCCCGAGGACCGGGCGCGCTATCAGACGGTCTGGGCGCGGGAACCCGGGGCGATCGCCGCCCCGACCGCCGGCCTCCACTTCTCGGAACAGCTCCTGCAGCGCCTCGACACGCGCGGCGTCGAGCGCGCATTCGTCACCCTGCACGTCGGCATCGGGACCTTCAAGCCCGTGACGGCCGAGCTCGTGCACGAGCACCGCATGGAGCGCGAGCGCTACGAGATTCCACCGGCGACCGCCGCGGCGATCGCCCGCGCCCGTCGCGAAGGACGGCGGATCGTCGCCGTCGGCACGACGGTGGTCCGCGCTCTCGAGAGCGCCGCTCTCGCGGAAGCGCCCGCGGCCGCCGCACCGGCCTCGAATGCCGCGGCTGCCGCCGGCAACGTTCCCGCCGGCGCCGGAACGACCGCGATCTTCATCACGCCCGGGTTCCGCTTCCAGGTCGTCGATCTCCTGCTCACCAACTTTCACCTTCCCCGTTCGACCCTGCTCATGCTGGTCTCGGCTTTTGCCGGCCGCGAGCGCGTGCTCGCGGCCTACGCCGAGGCGATCGCCCAGGGCTACCGCTTCTACTCCTATGGCGACGCCATGCTCGTGGAGCGCCAGCCGCCGCCCTGA
- a CDS encoding ABC transporter permease → MPEIAPRAERSDSRTFRAGWVLLAFIVGTVALLPELWPRSPDRQLDPAAAGLARPGSRFDIVPLADGRTLAAVAIEVTSSEVVLHGQPRPTRVALGDLAGAMDSQTFPLGSDEFGRDVAARVLAGGRVSLAVAGWTVLLICLVAVPLGALSGSAPPAVDRVVLRTLEALQAFPRLFLLLGLAAIVRPGVLSIVLILGLTGWIPMARLVRAEVRALRDREFVLAARATGAGRARVVLRHLLPNALAPALVEASLAAASAIVNEAALSFLGFGLQPPSASWGNMIADGRSTLSAGWWVAFFPGAALALTAIAFNLVGEGLRDKLDPRARVRASLQGRPPAAQDPSPQVSSQVS, encoded by the coding sequence ATGCCTGAGATCGCCCCCCGGGCCGAGCGGAGCGACTCGCGGACCTTCCGTGCCGGCTGGGTGCTGCTCGCTTTCATCGTCGGCACGGTCGCGCTCCTGCCGGAGCTCTGGCCGCGCTCGCCCGATCGCCAGCTCGACCCGGCCGCCGCCGGGCTCGCCCGGCCCGGCAGCCGCTTCGACATCGTCCCTCTGGCGGACGGCCGTACCCTCGCCGCCGTCGCGATCGAAGTCACCTCCTCGGAGGTCGTGCTGCACGGGCAACCGCGGCCGACACGGGTCGCGCTCGGCGACCTCGCAGGCGCCATGGACTCGCAGACTTTCCCGCTCGGCAGCGACGAATTCGGCCGCGATGTCGCGGCCCGCGTGCTCGCCGGTGGGCGTGTCTCGCTCGCCGTCGCCGGCTGGACCGTGTTGCTGATCTGTCTGGTCGCGGTCCCCCTGGGCGCGCTCTCCGGCAGCGCCCCGCCGGCGGTCGACCGCGTCGTCTTGCGGACGCTCGAAGCGCTGCAGGCATTTCCACGGCTCTTTCTGCTCCTCGGCCTGGCGGCGATCGTGCGGCCGGGCGTGCTCTCGATCGTCCTCATCCTCGGCCTCACCGGATGGATTCCGATGGCCCGCCTGGTGCGCGCCGAGGTGCGCGCCCTGCGCGACCGCGAGTTCGTGCTCGCGGCGCGCGCCACCGGCGCCGGGCGCGCCAGGGTCGTCCTCCGCCACTTGCTCCCCAACGCCCTCGCGCCGGCACTCGTCGAAGCCTCGCTCGCCGCCGCCTCGGCGATCGTCAACGAAGCGGCGCTCTCGTTTCTCGGATTCGGGCTCCAACCGCCGTCCGCGAGTTGGGGAAACATGATCGCCGACGGGCGTTCCACGCTCTCCGCCGGCTGGTGGGTCGCCTTCTTCCCCGGCGCGGCCCTGGCGCTGACGGCGATCGCCTTCAATCTGGTCGGCGAAGGGCTGCGCGACAAGCTCGATCCGCGCGCGCGCGTTCGGGCCTCTCTCCAGGGTCGCCCCCCCGCCGCCCAGGATCCGTCGCCGCAGGTCTCGTCGCAGGTCTCTTGA